One Drosophila subobscura isolate 14011-0131.10 chromosome U, UCBerk_Dsub_1.0, whole genome shotgun sequence DNA window includes the following coding sequences:
- the LOC117900386 gene encoding serine-repeat antigen protein-like, translated as MIFLLSFFIVGILSSNGGVGQSTGSTGPTSSSGDGSSSSSSSSSSTSTTGVTSSTTTTAAPSTPPKTDPPTTLKPDTTTQDPNIKLDADATDKLLNILSSSEGKIDGNSEYAEWISNVRAASKWGKDRVYDKIATAIRFEAYMDRRKELEHDIHERLDELDLLIPDQERDSRCSKFYQHQKRRLKKALSLSNEQKKTKLKENSIKCRDRDDNDDEYYDYQSDSIEDYYYDEDYYQ; from the coding sequence atgatttttttgttgagttttttcATTGTGGGAATACTAAGTAGCAATGGCGGTGTTGGTCAGTCAACAGGAAGTACGGGTCCAACATCTTCATCAGGTGATGGTTcctcttcgtcttcgtcttcctCTTCGTCGACTAGTACTACTGGTGTTACTAGTAGTACTACTACTACTGCTGCACCGTCAACCCCTCCTAAAACTGATCCTCCTACAACACTAAAACCTGACACTACTACCCAAGATCCTAACATCAAGCTGGATGCAGACGCAACGGATAAACTGCTAAATATACTGAGTTCCAGTGAGGGTAAAATCGATGGAAACAGTGAGTATGCCGAATGGATTAGTAATGTCCGTGCAGCCAGTAAATGGGGAAAGGATCGAGTGTATGACAagattgccactgccattcgGTTTGAGGCCTACATGGACCGTCGTAAGGAGCTGGAACACGATATCCACGAACGCCTAGATGAGCTTGATTTGCTTATACCAGATCAGGAGCGGGATAGCAGATGCTCAAAGTTCTATCAGCATCAAAAGAGACGTCTCAAAAAAGCTCTAAGCCTCAgcaatgaacaaaaaaaaacaaagctgaAGGAAAACTCCATAAAATGTCGGGATAGGgatgacaatgatgatgaataTTACGATTATCAATCTGATTCGATTGAAGACTACTACTACGATGAAGACTACTACCAGTGA